A part of Kiritimatiellia bacterium genomic DNA contains:
- a CDS encoding DNA polymerase III subunit, whose amino-acid sequence MSAGSSLDRFSELFENLRQGHAAGRLAHAYLVVGAPRGNALALSEALLQLLFCTGESKPCGECAECRRVREHAHPDILWIEPESKGRQIKIDRIREELIPRLSQSAYGGGWKAGVLIQADRMKDAAANAFLKMLEEPPPSSLILLLTDAPQELLPTIVSRCHRLLLAEEPAARTEAWLGPLLEILRGDAPADALQALAQVARMKALLEGVRAAAEDEAPPQSPGEAEPDKDVEEARIRTRVLEARAGIVRRLLEWRRDVLLTVLGIGAEELRFPDEAAALRRQAAGLDYAAALRRFRAAEALHRQLERNVPDELAFEHLWLTG is encoded by the coding sequence ATGTCCGCCGGATCCTCGCTTGACCGCTTCTCGGAGCTTTTCGAGAACCTTCGCCAGGGGCACGCCGCCGGCCGGCTGGCCCATGCCTACCTGGTGGTCGGCGCGCCGCGCGGCAACGCCCTGGCCCTTTCGGAGGCGCTGCTTCAGCTTCTCTTCTGTACGGGCGAGTCGAAGCCCTGCGGCGAGTGCGCCGAGTGCCGGCGCGTGCGGGAGCATGCCCACCCCGACATCCTCTGGATCGAGCCCGAAAGCAAGGGCCGGCAGATCAAGATCGACCGGATCCGCGAGGAACTCATCCCGCGGCTCTCCCAAAGTGCCTACGGGGGCGGCTGGAAGGCGGGCGTGCTGATCCAGGCCGACCGCATGAAGGACGCCGCGGCCAATGCCTTCCTGAAGATGCTGGAAGAGCCGCCGCCGTCCAGCCTCATCCTGCTGCTGACCGACGCGCCGCAGGAACTGCTGCCCACGATCGTATCCCGCTGCCACCGGCTCCTGCTGGCCGAGGAGCCTGCTGCGCGCACCGAGGCGTGGCTGGGCCCGCTGCTGGAGATCCTGCGGGGCGATGCGCCCGCGGACGCGCTGCAAGCCCTGGCCCAGGTCGCGCGGATGAAGGCCCTGCTCGAGGGCGTACGCGCCGCCGCGGAGGACGAGGCGCCGCCGCAGTCCCCGGGCGAGGCGGAACCGGACAAGGACGTCGAAGAGGCCCGGATACGGACGCGCGTACTCGAGGCGCGCGCGGGCATCGTGCGGCGCCTGCTCGAATGGCGCCGGGACGTGCTGCTGACCGTCCTGGGGATCGGGGCGGAGGAACTGCGCTTCCCGGACGAGGCCGCGGCCCTGCGACGGCAGGCCGCCGGCCTGGACTACGCCGCGGCCCTGCGTCGTTTTCGCGCCGCGGAAGCGCTGCACCGGCAGCTCGAGCGGAATGTCCCGGATGAACTCGCGTTCGAGCACCTCTGGCTGACGGGCTGA
- a CDS encoding dTMP kinase — translation MRGKFITFEGPEGGGKTTQAKRLIARLEREGHDVLYAREPGGTPTGEAIRDILQYDKAGEPICRETEVLLFAASRAQLVRHVILPALESGRQVVCDRFADSTTAYQGFGRGFPVEQMLTINEFAINGANPDLTLLLDIDVGAGFERLARRHRETSSTWDRIEREERAFHEKVRQGYLELARRWPQRFRVVPAGRDPEAVEQEIWDHVRRILA, via the coding sequence ATGCGCGGCAAATTCATCACGTTCGAGGGACCGGAGGGCGGCGGCAAGACCACGCAGGCGAAGCGCCTGATCGCGCGCCTGGAGCGGGAGGGTCATGACGTGCTGTATGCCCGGGAGCCGGGCGGCACGCCGACGGGCGAGGCGATCCGCGACATCCTGCAGTACGACAAGGCCGGCGAGCCGATCTGCCGCGAGACCGAGGTGCTCCTCTTCGCCGCCAGCCGCGCCCAGCTGGTGCGGCACGTCATCCTGCCCGCCCTGGAAAGCGGGCGGCAGGTCGTCTGCGACCGCTTCGCGGATTCGACGACCGCCTACCAGGGCTTCGGCCGCGGCTTTCCCGTCGAGCAGATGCTGACGATCAACGAGTTCGCAATCAACGGGGCGAATCCCGACCTGACGCTGCTGCTGGACATCGATGTCGGTGCGGGCTTCGAGCGCCTGGCCCGGCGCCACCGGGAAACCTCCAGCACCTGGGACCGGATCGAGCGCGAGGAGCGGGCGTTCCACGAGAAGGTGCGGCAGGGTTATCTCGAACTGGCCCGGCGCTGGCCGCAGCGCTTCCGCGTCGTGCCCGCCGGCCGCGATCCCGAGGCCGTGGAACAGGAGATCTGGGACCATGTCCGCCGGATCCTCGCTTGA
- the cysS gene encoding cysteine--tRNA ligase, producing the protein MRLRFYNTLSRQVDPFEPLEAGHVRLYTCGPTVYNVAHIGNFRAYVFEDLLRRYLKFRGFRVTQVMNLTDVDDKTIKGARERGVSLNEFTRQYKDTFFEDLKTLNIEPAEFYPAATDHVPEMIALIGRLLETGHAYRSDDGSVYFSIKTFPSYGKLARLDISGLKAGARVAQDEYEKDNVADFALWKAWDEQDGEVAWDSPWGRGRPGWHIECSAMSMKYLGESFDIHTGGVDNMFPHHEDEIAQSEAATGKPFVKYWLHCAHLIVDGRKMSKSLGNFYTLRDVLGRGHTGREVRYVLMATHYRQWLNFTFDSLQAARSALDRLDEFRGRLETRAGEATDRGAPAWSDEGLDRFVAALDDDLNISGALGAVFDMVHAGNKALDAGEVDPPSARQALAVLQSMDRVLGLMPPKKAEVGANVRELAALRQKAREAKNWPEADRLRKELLALGWLVKDTPQGPELKKA; encoded by the coding sequence GTGAGATTGCGTTTCTACAACACCCTGTCCCGGCAGGTGGATCCTTTTGAGCCCCTGGAAGCCGGCCATGTCCGACTCTATACGTGCGGTCCGACCGTGTATAACGTGGCGCACATCGGCAATTTCCGCGCCTACGTGTTCGAAGACCTCCTGCGGCGCTACCTGAAATTCCGGGGCTTCCGGGTTACCCAGGTCATGAACCTGACGGACGTGGACGACAAAACCATCAAGGGCGCCCGGGAGCGCGGCGTTTCGCTCAACGAGTTCACGCGACAATATAAGGACACGTTCTTCGAGGATTTGAAAACGCTGAACATCGAGCCGGCCGAGTTCTATCCGGCGGCCACGGACCATGTCCCGGAGATGATCGCGCTGATCGGCCGGCTCCTGGAAACGGGACACGCTTACCGCTCGGACGACGGCTCGGTCTATTTCAGCATCAAGACGTTTCCCTCGTACGGGAAACTGGCCCGGCTGGATATCTCCGGCCTGAAGGCGGGCGCCCGGGTGGCGCAGGACGAGTACGAGAAGGACAACGTCGCCGACTTTGCCCTGTGGAAGGCGTGGGACGAGCAGGACGGCGAGGTGGCGTGGGATTCGCCGTGGGGCCGCGGGCGGCCGGGCTGGCACATCGAGTGCTCCGCCATGAGCATGAAGTACCTGGGCGAGAGTTTCGACATCCACACCGGCGGCGTGGACAACATGTTCCCGCACCACGAGGACGAGATCGCGCAAAGCGAGGCGGCCACGGGCAAACCGTTCGTCAAGTACTGGCTGCACTGCGCGCACCTGATCGTCGACGGGCGCAAGATGTCCAAGTCGTTGGGCAACTTCTACACGCTACGCGACGTACTCGGCCGGGGGCATACCGGCCGCGAGGTCCGCTATGTGCTGATGGCCACGCACTACCGGCAATGGCTCAACTTCACGTTCGATTCGCTGCAGGCCGCCCGGTCGGCCCTGGACCGCCTGGACGAGTTTCGCGGGCGCCTGGAGACGCGGGCGGGGGAAGCGACGGACCGGGGCGCGCCGGCGTGGTCCGACGAGGGGCTCGACCGCTTTGTCGCGGCCCTGGACGACGATCTCAATATCTCGGGCGCGCTCGGCGCGGTGTTCGACATGGTGCACGCGGGGAACAAGGCGCTCGACGCCGGCGAGGTGGACCCGCCGTCCGCGCGGCAGGCACTGGCCGTCCTGCAGAGCATGGACCGCGTGCTGGGCTTGATGCCGCCGAAGAAGGCCGAGGTCGGGGCGAACGTCCGCGAATTGGCGGCGCTCCGGCAGAAGGCGCGCGAGGCGAAGAACTGGCCGGAAGCGGACCGCCTGCGCAAGGAATTGCTGGCCCTCGGGTGGCTGGTGAAGGATACTCCCCAGGGGCCGGAGCTGAAAAAGGCCTGA
- the accB gene encoding acetyl-CoA carboxylase biotin carboxyl carrier protein, producing the protein MDILTIKQIVALMKDNDLSEFEVEEKGLRMSIKRTLGGEPRVALSAVPMAPAPVMVSAAATAPGVAPVPAPAPAAPAEASEETKWTPVKSPIVGTFYRASSPDAEAFVTVGQSVEPDTVVCIIEAMKVMNEIKAETRGVVKKILVDNATAVQYGQTLILIEPA; encoded by the coding sequence ATGGACATTCTGACGATAAAACAAATCGTGGCTTTGATGAAGGACAACGACCTCTCCGAGTTCGAGGTCGAGGAAAAGGGGTTGCGGATGTCCATCAAGCGGACGCTGGGCGGCGAGCCCCGCGTGGCGCTGTCCGCCGTGCCCATGGCCCCGGCGCCCGTGATGGTCTCGGCGGCCGCGACGGCGCCGGGCGTGGCCCCGGTGCCCGCGCCCGCCCCGGCGGCCCCCGCGGAAGCCTCCGAGGAAACGAAGTGGACGCCGGTCAAGTCGCCCATCGTCGGGACCTTCTACCGCGCGTCCTCGCCCGACGCGGAAGCCTTCGTCACCGTCGGCCAGTCGGTGGAGCCCGACACCGTGGTGTGCATCATCGAGGCCATGAAGGTGATGAACGAGATCAAGGCCGAGACGCGGGGCGTCGTGAAGAAGATCCTCGTGGACAACGCCACGGCGGTGCAGTACGGGCAGACGCTGATCCTGATCGAGCCGGCGTGA